In one window of Pseudomonas putida DNA:
- a CDS encoding DoxX family protein, with translation MRYTLFDGQRDAIILLARILLMILFVLSGWSKLTGFEGTVGYLGSLGAPAPTVAAAVAVIMEFFVAILLILGFYTRPLALLFALFVLGTALIGHPFWNMVEPARAANMTQFFKNMSIIGGLLLLAVTGAGRFSLDRR, from the coding sequence ATGCGCTACACCCTCTTCGACGGTCAACGCGATGCCATCATCCTTCTGGCGCGCATCCTCTTGATGATCCTCTTCGTCCTCTCTGGCTGGAGCAAACTCACCGGCTTCGAAGGCACCGTGGGCTACCTCGGATCCCTGGGCGCCCCAGCCCCGACGGTCGCGGCGGCGGTCGCAGTGATCATGGAGTTCTTCGTAGCCATCCTCCTGATACTCGGTTTCTACACCCGACCACTGGCTTTGCTGTTCGCCCTGTTCGTGCTCGGCACGGCGCTGATCGGCCACCCGTTCTGGAACATGGTCGAGCCTGCGCGCGCAGCCAACATGACCCAGTTCTTCAAGAACATGAGCATCATCGGCGGCCTGCTGCTATTGGCTGTGACAGGCGCCGGACGCTTCTCGCTGGACCGGCGCTGA
- a CDS encoding polysaccharide lyase family 7 protein produces MAVNMENLIITTPVPKSPSNPVALELTGAQALATLTQVIARLSDGSIRMSAPTRGASSKSTHRTRCEWKEARYWSLTSATRHSNHQRMTLEKVNSAQKVVISQMHVKDDDSPVIKVFWNKGKITLGFRQDFNQLTPLSSNVLTDVPLNTPFEISIDVTSAGAATVSATCNGRTGSTGVLQMAQSWNVRAFNFHGGVYNQVDYSDSTAAEDGSVCVISRLELSHI; encoded by the coding sequence ATGGCCGTGAACATGGAAAACCTCATCATCACCACGCCCGTGCCCAAGTCACCCAGCAATCCGGTGGCGCTGGAACTGACCGGGGCCCAGGCCCTGGCCACCCTCACCCAGGTAATCGCCCGCCTCAGCGACGGCTCGATCCGCATGAGCGCTCCGACCCGCGGCGCTTCGAGCAAGAGCACCCACCGCACCCGCTGCGAGTGGAAGGAAGCACGCTATTGGTCCCTGACCAGCGCTACCCGCCACAGCAATCATCAGCGCATGACCCTGGAAAAGGTCAATTCGGCGCAAAAAGTGGTGATTTCGCAGATGCACGTCAAGGACGACGACAGCCCTGTGATCAAGGTGTTCTGGAACAAGGGCAAGATCACCCTGGGGTTTCGCCAGGACTTCAACCAACTCACGCCGCTGAGTAGCAACGTACTGACCGACGTGCCGCTGAACACCCCGTTCGAGATCAGCATCGACGTCACCAGCGCCGGTGCGGCAACGGTCAGCGCCACCTGCAACGGCCGTACGGGCAGCACTGGCGTCCTGCAGATGGCCCAGAGCTGGAACGTCCGCGCCTTCAATTTCCATGGCGGAGTGTATAACCAGGTGGACTACAGCGACTCCACCGCCGCCGAAGACGGCTCGGTGTGCGTGATCAGCCGACTGGAACTCAGCCACATCTAG
- a CDS encoding DUF2388 domain-containing protein, which yields MRGARFEQACREYRASATPPFMSDRQLALAITATY from the coding sequence ATTCGCGGAGCTCGCTTCGAACAGGCATGCCGTGAATACCGCGCCAGCGCCACACCCCCCTTCATGAGCGACCGACAACTGGCGCTGGCGATCACCGCCACCTATTGA